The Pyramidobacter porci genome includes a window with the following:
- a CDS encoding ABC transporter substrate-binding protein/permease: protein MKRLRTLLCVLPALLAIASPAVTADKPTLRWGGDSEGNVPYMFMDPRDDKIMIGFEIDIVDALAERMGMTPKFVHNGWDNLIPGLNLGLYDIALSGLEITPEHKEEVDFSLPYYKTFLQLVVQRGNPANIKSLQDCVGKRVGTLKQSYAFFTLADAGVDEIRTYDNEINAYQDMAHDRLDAVLMDSPIAIFYAGFNTDLEFVGEPIGEISYGIPVRKGETELLNKLNAALVSIRDDGTLRGIYDRWNMWTPVMAKFFNDDSPARFGPDKFNAWAEYQRQGMTLKQRFERYVGFLPTFGKAAVVTLEVSVCAMSLAIVLGLLLAITRLFAPKLISRLATAYIEIVRGTPVLIQLFFIFYGLPNIGIKLSPFMAGVIGLGMNYAAYEAENYRAGLMAVPRAQMEGALALGMDKRQALRYVVIPQAVRVSLPPVTNDFISLLKDSSLVSMITLIDLTKAYGQLANTYYDYFGIGIMVALIYFLLGLPFVRLARYTERRLAVAIRGNRSGKHGRDATLRPASYHN from the coding sequence ATGAAACGGTTGCGCACTCTTCTCTGCGTCCTGCCGGCGCTGCTGGCCATCGCCTCTCCGGCCGTGACGGCGGATAAGCCGACCCTGAGGTGGGGCGGCGATTCCGAGGGCAACGTGCCGTACATGTTCATGGATCCCCGCGACGACAAGATCATGATCGGCTTCGAGATCGACATCGTCGATGCCCTGGCCGAACGCATGGGGATGACGCCGAAATTCGTCCACAACGGCTGGGACAATCTAATCCCCGGTCTCAACCTCGGGCTGTACGATATCGCCTTGAGCGGCCTGGAGATCACGCCGGAACATAAGGAAGAAGTCGACTTTTCGCTGCCTTATTACAAGACGTTCCTGCAGCTGGTGGTTCAGAGGGGCAATCCCGCCAATATCAAGTCGCTGCAGGACTGCGTGGGCAAACGCGTCGGCACGCTGAAACAATCCTACGCTTTCTTCACGCTGGCCGACGCCGGCGTGGACGAAATCCGCACTTACGACAACGAGATCAACGCCTATCAGGACATGGCCCATGACCGTCTCGACGCGGTGTTGATGGACTCGCCGATCGCCATTTTCTACGCCGGTTTCAACACGGATCTGGAATTTGTCGGCGAGCCGATCGGCGAGATCAGCTACGGCATTCCCGTGCGCAAGGGCGAGACCGAGCTGCTGAACAAGCTGAACGCGGCGCTGGTATCGATCCGCGACGACGGCACGCTGCGCGGCATTTACGACCGCTGGAACATGTGGACGCCCGTCATGGCAAAATTCTTCAACGACGATTCGCCGGCCCGCTTCGGCCCCGACAAGTTCAACGCCTGGGCGGAGTATCAGCGGCAAGGCATGACGCTGAAACAGCGCTTCGAACGCTACGTGGGCTTTCTGCCCACGTTCGGCAAGGCCGCCGTCGTCACGCTGGAAGTTTCGGTTTGCGCCATGAGCCTGGCCATCGTGCTGGGGCTGCTGCTGGCGATCACGCGCCTTTTCGCGCCCAAGCTCATCTCCCGCCTGGCGACGGCCTACATCGAGATCGTTCGCGGCACGCCGGTGCTGATCCAGCTGTTTTTCATCTTCTACGGCCTGCCCAACATCGGCATCAAACTGTCGCCGTTCATGGCCGGCGTGATCGGTCTGGGCATGAACTACGCCGCCTACGAGGCCGAGAACTACCGCGCCGGATTGATGGCGGTACCGCGCGCCCAAATGGAAGGAGCCCTCGCCCTGGGCATGGACAAACGCCAGGCGCTGCGTTACGTGGTCATTCCCCAGGCCGTGCGTGTCTCGCTGCCGCCGGTGACTAACGATTTCATCTCGCTGCTCAAAGACTCGTCGCTGGTCTCCATGATCACGCTGATCGACCTGACCAAGGCTTATGGTCAATTGGCGAACACTTATTACGATTATTTCGGCATCGGCATCATGGTCGCCCTGATCTACTTCCTGCTGGGGCTGCCCTTTGTGCGTCTGGCCCGCTACACCGAACGCCGCCTTGCCGTGGCCATCCGCGGCAACCGCTCTGGAAAGCATGGCCGCGATGCGACACTGCGCCCCGCGAGCTATCACAATTAG
- a CDS encoding amino acid ABC transporter ATP-binding protein codes for MTNAAVPLIQVKNLRKGYEDGATILKGVSIDIEEGDLVSIIGPSGCGKSTFLRCLNCLEYIDSGTISIAGVTVSRSVEDEEKDRDFDKKFLDACHKMRQEVGMVFQSFNLFPHKTVLENIMLAPMVVKHVKEEDAKKQGLELLEKVGLSDFADKYPVTMSGGQTQRAAIARALAMQPKVMLYDEPTSALDPELVGEVLQVMKDLDRDGMTQVVVTHQMNFARDASDYIVFMHDGEIVEKEDGDVLFTQPKDPRTQNFLRHLNGVSY; via the coding sequence TTGACCAACGCGGCTGTACCGTTGATCCAGGTGAAAAACCTGCGTAAGGGTTACGAAGACGGAGCGACCATTTTAAAGGGCGTATCCATCGACATTGAAGAAGGGGACCTCGTTTCCATCATCGGCCCCTCGGGCTGTGGCAAATCCACCTTTCTCAGGTGTTTGAACTGCCTCGAATACATCGATTCCGGCACGATTTCCATAGCCGGCGTAACGGTCAGCCGTTCCGTTGAGGACGAAGAGAAAGATCGTGATTTCGACAAGAAGTTCCTCGACGCCTGCCACAAGATGCGTCAGGAAGTCGGAATGGTTTTTCAGAGTTTCAATCTGTTCCCGCACAAAACTGTTCTTGAAAACATCATGCTGGCTCCGATGGTGGTCAAGCATGTCAAAGAAGAGGACGCTAAAAAGCAGGGCCTCGAACTGCTCGAAAAAGTCGGTTTGTCCGATTTTGCCGACAAGTACCCCGTGACCATGTCGGGCGGGCAGACGCAACGCGCCGCGATCGCCCGAGCGCTGGCCATGCAGCCCAAGGTGATGTTGTACGACGAGCCGACTTCGGCGCTCGATCCGGAGCTGGTCGGCGAAGTCCTTCAAGTCATGAAAGACTTGGACCGCGACGGCATGACCCAGGTCGTGGTCACCCATCAGATGAACTTCGCCCGCGACGCCTCGGACTACATTGTCTTCATGCACGACGGCGAAATCGTCGAGAAAGAAGACGGCGACGTCCTCTTCACGCAGCCCAAGGATCCCCGCACGCAGAACTTTCTGCGCCACCTTAACGGAGTGAGCTACTGA
- a CDS encoding ABC transporter substrate-binding protein/permease: MRIKPKIGVIVFATLLSASCSFAAEFMPDKVLRWGGNSEGGVPFILYDPSEPEKLTGFETEIAEALAAEMGLKPQFVQNVWDILIPGMQRGLYDIAINGIEVTPERQETINFSIPYYVTYLQMVVPKGNPAGVSNLENARGHTIGTLRGSYAYETLAKAGIADIRSYENEATAYQDMQNGRLDAVVMDAPMSIYYSQFNPMFEFVGEPIGRMEYAMTIRKGEEAFLKRVNEAIVTLRDDGTLRRIYDRWNLWNPLMAEYFNDDRPALEKPIMYEHWADIQRGARSWPERIKRYVGFLPSFGRAAVVTLEVSVASMALALIVGLFIAVCRLFGPLPLRAFAACYTEFIRGTPVMIQLFFIFYGLPNVGVQLSPFVAGTLALGLNYAAYESENYRAGLEAVPRAQMEGALALGMTKREALRHVILPQAIRVSLLPMTNDFIALLKDSSLVSIITLVDLTRTYGQLATVNYDYFGTGLIVAVIYLLIGTPFVRIARKLEKKLNVSLRGRRVFAVHRAANYNE; this comes from the coding sequence ATGAGAATCAAGCCGAAGATAGGCGTCATCGTGTTTGCAACGTTGCTTTCCGCTTCATGCTCGTTCGCCGCCGAGTTCATGCCCGACAAAGTGTTGAGATGGGGCGGCAACTCCGAGGGCGGAGTGCCCTTTATCCTGTACGACCCTTCCGAGCCCGAGAAACTGACGGGCTTCGAAACCGAAATCGCCGAGGCGCTGGCAGCTGAAATGGGATTGAAGCCCCAGTTCGTGCAGAACGTCTGGGACATCCTCATCCCCGGCATGCAGCGCGGTCTTTACGACATCGCCATCAACGGCATCGAGGTGACGCCGGAGCGGCAGGAGACGATCAACTTCTCCATCCCCTACTACGTCACCTACCTGCAGATGGTCGTGCCCAAGGGCAATCCCGCCGGCGTCAGCAACCTCGAAAACGCGCGCGGGCACACGATCGGCACGCTGCGTGGCTCCTATGCCTACGAGACGCTGGCCAAGGCCGGCATCGCCGACATCCGCAGCTACGAAAATGAGGCCACGGCTTACCAAGACATGCAGAACGGCCGCCTTGACGCTGTCGTCATGGACGCGCCCATGTCGATTTATTATTCGCAATTCAACCCCATGTTCGAGTTTGTGGGCGAACCGATCGGCCGCATGGAGTACGCCATGACGATCCGCAAAGGCGAAGAGGCGTTTTTGAAGCGCGTCAACGAAGCGATCGTGACGCTGCGCGACGACGGCACGCTGCGCCGCATCTACGACCGCTGGAATCTATGGAACCCGCTCATGGCGGAATACTTCAACGACGACCGGCCAGCGCTTGAGAAACCGATCATGTACGAGCATTGGGCGGACATCCAGCGCGGCGCGCGCAGCTGGCCGGAGCGAATCAAACGCTACGTCGGCTTTCTGCCGTCGTTCGGACGCGCCGCCGTCGTGACGCTGGAAGTTTCTGTCGCCTCGATGGCCCTAGCGCTGATCGTCGGCCTGTTCATCGCCGTCTGCCGCCTCTTCGGCCCGCTGCCGCTGCGGGCGTTCGCCGCCTGCTACACCGAGTTCATCCGCGGCACGCCGGTGATGATCCAGCTGTTCTTCATCTTTTACGGACTGCCCAACGTGGGCGTACAGCTCTCGCCCTTCGTGGCCGGAACGTTGGCGCTGGGACTGAACTACGCCGCCTACGAGTCGGAGAACTACCGTGCCGGGCTGGAGGCAGTGCCGCGCGCCCAGATGGAAGGCGCGCTGGCACTCGGCATGACCAAGCGCGAAGCGCTGCGCCACGTAATCCTGCCTCAGGCGATCCGCGTCTCTCTGCTGCCGATGACCAACGACTTCATCGCCCTGCTCAAGGACTCGTCGCTGGTCTCCATCATCACGCTCGTCGATTTGACCCGCACCTACGGGCAGCTGGCCACGGTCAACTACGATTACTTCGGCACGGGCCTCATCGTCGCAGTGATTTATCTGCTGATCGGCACGCCTTTCGTGCGTATCGCGCGCAAGCTGGAAAAGAAGCTCAACGTCTCCCTGCGCGGCCGCCGCGTCTTCGCCGTCCACCGCGCGGCGAATTACAACGAGTAA